In Daucus carota subsp. sativus chromosome 4, DH1 v3.0, whole genome shotgun sequence, one DNA window encodes the following:
- the LOC108216741 gene encoding eugenol synthase 1, with product MAEKSKILVIGATGYIGKFLVEAAAEQGHQTFALVRESAVSDPVKGKLIQSFKASGVTVVYGDLYDHDSLVKAVKQVDVVISVVTFQQILDQSKILDAIKKAGNIMRFIPSEFGNDVDRTNPVEPAKTNFAEKAKIRRAIEAQGIPYTYIISACFAGIFLPTMAQPGATAPPRDKVVILGDGTAKAVFNLEQDVATYVIKTVDDPRTVNKSLYIKPPHNIYSFNDLVALWEKKIDKVLEKTYVPEEHVLKQIGGTPPPMDFMSAISHAVFIKGDQTNFQIEASFGHEASQLYPDVKYTTVDEYLHQFV from the exons ATGGCAGAGAAAAGCAAGATCTTAGTCATCGGAGCTACCGGATACATTGGCAAATTCCTGGTGGAAGCAGCTGCAGAACAAGGCCATCAGACCTTTGCCTTGGTGAGAGAGAGCGCAGTTTCAGACCCTGTCAAAGGAAAGCTCATTCAGAGCTTTAAAGCCTCTGGTGTTACAGTCGTCTAT GGAGATCTTTACGACCACGATAGTTTAGTGAAGGCTGTGAAGCAAGTAGATGTGGTCATATCAGTCGTAACTTTCCAACAGATACTTGATCAATCCAAGATTCTTGATGCTATTAAAAAAGCCGGAAATATCATG AGATTCATTCCCTCTGAATTCGGAAATGATGTGGATCGTACAAATCCTGTGGAGCCAGCAAAAACTAACTTCGCGGAGAAAGCTAAAATCCGCAGAGCAATTGAGGCTCAAGGCATCCCCTACACCTATATCATCTCTGCTTGTTTTGCAGGAATTTTTCTTCCTACCATGGCTCAGCCAGGAGCCACTGCTCCACCAAGAGACAAAGTCGTTATCCTGGGAGATGGAACTGCAAAAG CCGTGTTTAACTTGGAACAAGATGTTGCCACGTACGTCATTAAAACAGTGGACGACCCAAGAACAGTGAACAAGAGCCTCTACATCAAGCCTCCTCACAATATCTACTCCTTTAATGATCTAGTTGCCTTGTGGGAGAAGAAGATCGACAAGGTTCTTGAAAAGACTTATGTTCCAGAGGAGCATGTTTTAAAGCAAATTGGAG GGACACCGCCACCGATGGATTTTATGTCTGCAATCAGCCATGCGGTATTTATCAAGGGAGATCAAACCAATTTCCAGATAGAGGCTTCATTCGGACACGAGGCTTCTCAGCTTTACCCTGATGTCAAGTACACAACCGTTGACGAATACCTCCATCAGTTTGTTTGA
- the LOC108217410 gene encoding zinc-finger homeodomain protein 6, with translation MALNGTEKEMRMPPGSSWSSETLDHGNNNNSATANHHHHLSDQHHQDLTDRFQVMPISVGSKLKLPTKYRECLKNHAATIGGHVTDGCGEFMPSGDDGTLEALKCAACNCHRNFHRKESCNPYAADTADFARTNAVHPLPLPLPAPMPSPSASRHRNVHTPLNMHSNHWAPVAPPVKMAFGSGSGAATDSSSEELNFNAGGAVAPPYGSSKKRFRTKFTQEQKEKMMEFAEKVGWRIPREDDAQVQRFCGEIGVKRQVFKVWMHNNKSTSAVSAAPAHIVNIDASAAAAAAVGGGEVMKDKQVQDSTYGD, from the coding sequence ATGGCACTGAATGGTACTGAGAAGGAAATGAGAATGCCACCTGGTTCCTCATGGTCTTCAGAAACCCTAGATCATGGTAACAACAATAACAGTGCTACGGCTAATCATCACCACCACCTTTCTGATCAGCATCATCAGGATCTAACAGATCGGTTTCAGGTTATGCCTATTTCTGTTGGATCTAAACTCAAGTTACCCACCAAGTACCGCGAGTGCCTCAAGAACCATGCGGCCACCATCGGAGGCCACGTCACCGACGGCTGCGGCGAGTTCATGCCGAGCGGGGATGACGGAACCCTAGAAGCCCTCAAATGCGCTGCATGCAACTGCCACCGCAACTTCCACCGCAAAGAGTCGTGTAACCCTTACGCCGCCGACACCGCGGACTTCGCGAGAACCAACGCCGTCCACCCGCTCCCCCTCCCGCTCCCCGCGCCAATGCCGTCGCCGTCGGCGAGCAGACACCGAAACGTCCACACGCCGCTCAATATGCATTCCAACCACTGGGCCCCCGTGGCCCCGCCGGTGAAGATGGCGTTCGGGAGCGGAAGCGGCGCCGCCACGGACTCTTCCAGCGAAGAGCTCAACTTCAATGCCGGCGGGGCCGTGGCCCCGCCCTACGGCTCCTCCAAGAAAAGATTCAGAACAAAGTTCACACAGGAGCAGAAGGAGAAGATGATGGAGTTCGCCGAGAAAGTCGGGTGGCGAATCCCGAGAGAGGATGACGCGCAAGTACAAAGGTTTTGCGGCGAGATTGGAGTGAAGAGACAGGTGTTTAAGGTTTGGATGCATAATAATAAGAGCACTTCTGCTGTTTCTGCGGCTCCTGCTCATATTGTTAACATTGATGCTTCTGCTGCGGCTGCTGCTGCTGTGGGTGGTGGTGAGGTAATGAAAGATAAGCAGGTTCAAGACTCCACTTATGGGGATTGA
- the LOC108215646 gene encoding bidirectional sugar transporter NEC1, whose amino-acid sequence MAALSFELLAFIFGLLGNIISFLVFLAPLPTFYQIYTKKSSDGFQSIPYSVALFSAALLLYYAFLKTNAYMIVSINGIGCVIESIYLFLYVLYASKKSKVFTIGLVLIFNVGGLGVIVLFSLLLVEGPDRVTLVGWICAAINIAVFAAPLSIMKQVIQTKSVEFMPFTLSFFLTLCATMWFFYGFFVRDYYIALPNVLGFLLGFAQMMLYCIYKNAKKESVYELDELKAKNKGQSAEGKLYTPTKIHKADSINGKELELHQVVVSTAPDHN is encoded by the exons ATGGCAGCTCTGAGCTTCGAACTGCTGGCTTTTATCTTCGGCCTCTTag GAAATATTATATCCTTTCTGGTTTTCCTGGCACCCTT GCCAACCTTCTACCAGATCTACACGAAGAAATCATCTGATGGATTTCAATCAATACCGTATTCAGTAGCCCTCTTCAGTGCCGCCTTACTCTTGTATTATGCCTTTCTCAAGACCAACGCTTATATGATCGTAAGCATCAATGGCATTGGATGTGTTATTGAATCAATCTACCTCTTCCTCTATGTGCTCTATGCATCCAAGAAATCTAAG GTGTTCACAATCGGGCTGGTGCTTATATTCAACGTGGGGGGCCTCGGTGTCATCGTGCTGTTCTCCCTGCTCCTGGTAGAGGGACCTGACAGAGTCACACTGGTCGGATGGATATGTGCTGCAATCAACATTGCTGTTTTTGCGGCTCCTCTAAGCATCATG AAACAAGTGATACAGACAAAGAGCGTAGAGTTCATGCCGTTCACTCTCTCATTTTTCCTCACTTTATGTGCCACCATGTGGTTCTTCTACGGATTTTTCGTTAGAGATTACTACATTGCT TTACCAAATGTACTGGGATTCCTACTTGGTTTTGCTCAAATGATGCTCTACTGCATATACAAGAACGCGAAGAAGGAAAGTGTTTATGAACTCGACGAGCTCAAGGCCAAGAACAAAGGCCAGTCTGCCGAAGGGAAGCTCTATACGCCAACCAAGATCCATAAGGCCGATAGTATCAACGGAAAAGAACTGGAACTGCACCAGGTCGTGGTTTCGACAGCACCAGATCATAATTAA
- the LOC108217928 gene encoding protein RADIALIS-like 3, whose amino-acid sequence MASNFISSSRNSASSWTQRQNEQFEHALAIYDRDTPDRWHNISRVVDGKSAEEVKRHFELLVKDIMKIESDQVPLPNYRTSGANGRAFENEQRLFKNIRLQ is encoded by the exons ATGGCATCAAACTTCATCTCCTCTTCGCGAAACTCTGCTTCTTCCTGGACGCAAAGGCAGAACGAGCAATTTGAACATGCTTTGGCAATATATGACAGGGACACCCCTGACCGCTGGCATAACATATCCAGGGTGGTGGATGGAAAATCCGCGGAAGAAGTTAAGAGGCACTTCGAACTCCTTGTGAAAGACATTATGAAAATAGAGTCTGACCAGGTACCATTACCCAATTACAGAACCAGCGGAGCCAATGGGAGAGCATTTGAGAATGAACAGAG ACTGTTCAAGAACATAAGGCTCCAGTAA